The Nitrospira tepida genome includes a window with the following:
- a CDS encoding SGNH/GDSL hydrolase family protein, whose product MRRAWLALLTVALSTGMALGASEFAVRLLAPQPTKVTVPVIMDEELIYRLPAGTRGTDVKDEFAVSIGTNAHGLRDRDYAPTKPPGILERLLVIGDSMTFAEGVEAEQTYPKVLERALDGRYEVINAAIRGYGTDQEMIWLERLVPLYRPDAVVLAFFAVNDVDDVLYAGLFEVVDGRLVRRRVSAETSPKYKYYEQQSFIQTFPGYRFLIEHSHLVNWARQRWARREYDRLFPSSGAVDAEHEERAWAVISRLLGSWDEWMRREGIRPLILLIPSWAQVHQGGDALVDARTERVLQWGRERSVSVLDPRLALRTAWERGVQTYYPRDRHMTAQGHAVVAAYLKSGLESLGIVH is encoded by the coding sequence GTGCGGAGGGCGTGGCTCGCGCTCCTCACCGTCGCCCTGTCGACCGGCATGGCGCTCGGCGCCTCGGAGTTCGCGGTCAGGCTCCTGGCCCCGCAGCCGACGAAGGTCACGGTACCCGTCATCATGGACGAGGAGTTGATCTACCGCCTTCCTGCCGGCACGCGCGGGACGGACGTGAAGGACGAGTTCGCGGTCAGCATCGGCACCAACGCCCACGGCCTGCGCGACCGAGACTACGCGCCAACCAAGCCGCCGGGGATCCTGGAGCGCCTGCTGGTGATCGGGGATTCCATGACCTTCGCGGAGGGGGTGGAAGCGGAGCAGACCTATCCCAAGGTGCTGGAGCGCGCACTTGACGGCCGGTACGAGGTCATCAACGCGGCGATCCGCGGGTACGGGACGGACCAGGAGATGATCTGGTTGGAGCGGCTGGTGCCCCTCTACCGTCCCGACGCGGTCGTGCTGGCGTTCTTTGCCGTGAACGATGTCGACGACGTGCTCTACGCCGGGCTCTTCGAGGTGGTCGACGGCCGGCTGGTCCGCCGGCGCGTGTCCGCCGAGACGTCGCCAAAATACAAGTACTACGAGCAGCAGTCGTTCATCCAGACGTTCCCCGGGTACCGGTTCCTCATCGAGCATTCCCACCTGGTGAATTGGGCCCGGCAGCGCTGGGCGAGGCGGGAGTACGACCGGTTGTTCCCGTCGTCCGGGGCGGTGGATGCGGAACATGAGGAGCGGGCTTGGGCCGTGATCAGCCGGCTGCTGGGCTCGTGGGACGAGTGGATGCGGCGTGAGGGCATCCGGCCGCTGATCCTCCTCATTCCTTCCTGGGCGCAGGTGCACCAGGGGGGCGACGCGCTCGTCGACGCCAGGACTGAACGGGTCCTCCAGTGGGGGCGCGAGCGGAGCGTGTCCGTGCTGGACCCACGGCTCGCCCTGCGTACGGCCTGGGAGAGGGGGGTGCAGACGTATTACCCGCGTGATCGCCACATGACGGCCCAGGGGCACGCGGTCGTGGCCGCCTATCTCAAGAGCGGGCTGGAATCGCTGGGCATCGTGCACTGA
- a CDS encoding HlyD family type I secretion periplasmic adaptor subunit: MTLIQTLSRHLSVWRAAWQFETAKPLAAVPQGKAVEFLPAVLEIQEAPPSPIGRAILWTILFVFTAAVTWACLGWIDIVATAQGKIIPSGHSKVIQPVIQQFETGIVRSIHVQDGQVVKKGDLLIELDPTQNRADRDRAANEYRAATVEAARLRALIAGQPAFDAPPDGDPQYIRLQQQLLRDQLAEYQARVEAARHLIDQRRAALEATKENIRRLEATVPIEAERAAAYKQLLANQFVSRMDYLQFEQQRIDKAQELAGQRSKLRQDRAALAEAEKSYRALVSEFLQTKQAELSATETKARSLAQEVVKTEQRTDLQRLISPIDGVVQQLAVHTLGGVVTPAQPLMMVVPQDHPVEVEAQVENKDVGFVKEGQPVEIKVETFPFTLYGTIPGNVLSVSDDAAPVEKVGLVYPTRVSLDRATIQVEGKLVNLSPGMAVTVEIKTGQRRVIEYLLSPLLKSVQESLRER; encoded by the coding sequence ATGACTCTTATCCAGACCCTCTCCCGCCATCTGTCAGTCTGGCGCGCGGCGTGGCAGTTCGAAACGGCCAAACCTCTTGCCGCCGTTCCTCAGGGCAAGGCGGTGGAATTTCTGCCAGCCGTGTTGGAGATCCAAGAAGCTCCGCCCTCCCCCATCGGACGGGCGATCCTCTGGACGATCCTGTTCGTCTTCACCGCGGCCGTGACGTGGGCCTGCCTCGGCTGGATCGATATCGTCGCCACGGCCCAAGGCAAGATCATCCCCAGCGGCCACTCCAAGGTCATCCAGCCGGTCATCCAGCAGTTCGAGACCGGCATCGTGCGATCGATCCACGTGCAAGATGGACAGGTGGTGAAGAAGGGCGACCTGTTGATCGAGCTCGATCCGACGCAGAACCGGGCCGACCGCGACCGAGCCGCCAACGAGTATCGGGCTGCAACGGTCGAGGCGGCGCGACTGCGGGCGTTGATCGCGGGGCAGCCCGCCTTTGACGCCCCGCCGGACGGCGATCCCCAGTACATCCGGCTCCAGCAGCAACTCTTGCGGGACCAGTTGGCCGAATATCAGGCTCGGGTCGAGGCGGCCCGGCATCTGATCGATCAGCGCAGAGCCGCGCTGGAGGCCACCAAGGAGAACATCCGGCGATTGGAAGCGACCGTCCCGATCGAGGCCGAACGGGCCGCGGCCTACAAGCAACTGCTCGCGAACCAGTTTGTCTCCAGGATGGATTATCTCCAGTTTGAGCAACAACGCATCGACAAGGCCCAGGAACTGGCGGGACAGAGGAGCAAGCTGCGGCAAGATCGGGCGGCCCTGGCAGAAGCGGAGAAGAGCTATCGGGCGCTCGTGTCGGAGTTTCTCCAAACCAAACAGGCCGAACTGTCCGCGACGGAAACGAAAGCCAGGTCCCTCGCCCAGGAAGTGGTCAAGACGGAACAGCGCACGGACCTGCAACGTCTCATCTCCCCAATCGACGGGGTGGTGCAGCAACTTGCGGTGCATACGCTAGGCGGCGTCGTGACGCCGGCTCAACCCTTGATGATGGTCGTCCCCCAGGACCATCCGGTGGAAGTCGAGGCGCAGGTGGAAAACAAGGATGTCGGCTTCGTCAAAGAAGGCCAACCGGTGGAGATCAAAGTCGAGACCTTTCCCTTCACCCTCTACGGGACGATCCCAGGCAACGTGCTCAGTGTCTCCGACGACGCCGCACCGGTCGAGAAAGTCGGCCTGGTGTACCCGACCCGCGTCAGCCTGGATCGCGCGACGATCCAGGTGGAAGGGAAGCTCGTGAATCTGTCCCCCGGCATGGCGGTCACGGTGGAGATCAAGACCGGGCAACGCCGGGTGATCGAGTATCTGCTGAGTCCGCTGTTGAAGTCGGTGCAGGAGAGCTTGCGGGAACGGTGA
- a CDS encoding alcohol dehydrogenase — protein MARMKAVQSSGPGTDWELVERGIPEPGPGQVRIKVEACGICHSDMFVKEGLWPGLQYPRIPGHEVAGRIDGVGSAVTAWKKGQRVGVGWHGGHCGHCESCRRGDFRMCRSAKICGFSYDGGWAEYLVVPAEAVAALPNELPAEEAAPLLCAGITTFNSLRNSGARAGDLVAVQGIGGLGHLGIQYASKMGFTTVAVGRGKDKEALAKALGAVHYIDAAAANSAEELQRLGGAQVILATAPDSQAIASMVDGLGANGTLLILAAPGQPVMVNAVTLIGKRAAVRGWPSGTATDSEDTLRFSVLAGVRPMIERYPLARANEAYQQMISGKARFRAVLTFNP, from the coding sequence ATGGCTCGGATGAAAGCCGTCCAATCGAGCGGACCGGGAACTGACTGGGAACTCGTCGAGCGAGGGATTCCGGAGCCGGGGCCCGGGCAGGTCCGGATCAAAGTCGAGGCCTGCGGCATCTGTCATAGCGACATGTTCGTGAAAGAGGGCCTCTGGCCAGGCCTTCAATACCCGCGTATCCCGGGCCATGAGGTCGCCGGACGGATCGACGGGGTCGGCTCAGCCGTCACCGCCTGGAAGAAAGGCCAGCGTGTGGGAGTGGGATGGCATGGCGGTCATTGCGGCCACTGTGAGTCCTGTCGCCGCGGCGACTTCCGGATGTGTCGATCGGCCAAGATCTGCGGCTTCAGCTATGACGGCGGCTGGGCTGAGTATCTGGTCGTGCCGGCCGAAGCGGTTGCTGCGCTGCCGAATGAGCTGCCGGCCGAAGAAGCAGCCCCGCTGCTCTGTGCCGGCATCACGACCTTCAACAGCCTCCGGAACAGCGGGGCGAGGGCGGGGGATCTCGTCGCCGTGCAGGGCATCGGCGGATTGGGTCACCTGGGAATCCAGTATGCGTCCAAGATGGGTTTTACCACTGTCGCAGTCGGCCGGGGAAAGGACAAGGAAGCACTGGCGAAAGCACTCGGCGCCGTCCATTACATCGATGCGGCGGCCGCGAACTCGGCCGAAGAATTGCAACGACTGGGCGGCGCGCAGGTGATCCTCGCGACGGCACCGGACAGCCAGGCCATCGCATCGATGGTGGATGGACTCGGGGCGAACGGGACCTTGCTCATCCTGGCGGCACCGGGCCAACCGGTCATGGTCAATGCCGTCACGCTGATTGGGAAACGCGCGGCTGTTCGAGGCTGGCCCTCCGGCACGGCAACGGATTCGGAAGACACGTTGCGCTTCAGCGTGCTGGCGGGAGTCCGCCCCATGATCGAACGCTATCCGTTGGCGAGGGCGAACGAGGCTTATCAGCAGATGATCAGCGGCAAGGCGCGGTTCCGCGCGGTATTAACCTTCAACCCCTAA
- a CDS encoding OsmC family protein gives MKRHASAIWQGDLKTGKGTVSSESGVLSKTQYSFGTRFENGPGTNPEELIAAAHAGCFTMALSGQLGNAGLVAEKLETTATLTFEKLDAGWTVTQIHLDVKGKVPKADAAAWEKATSAAKAGCPISRLLNTTITMDAKLEA, from the coding sequence ATGAAACGACACGCATCAGCCATCTGGCAGGGTGATCTGAAAACCGGCAAGGGCACGGTATCCAGCGAGAGCGGCGTCCTGTCGAAGACGCAGTATTCCTTCGGCACCAGGTTCGAGAACGGTCCTGGCACAAATCCTGAAGAACTGATCGCAGCCGCGCACGCCGGCTGTTTCACCATGGCCCTGTCCGGGCAGTTGGGGAACGCGGGATTGGTGGCGGAGAAACTGGAAACGACGGCAACGCTCACGTTTGAAAAGCTGGACGCGGGCTGGACGGTGACCCAGATTCATCTGGATGTGAAGGGCAAGGTTCCGAAGGCCGATGCGGCGGCCTGGGAGAAGGCTACGAGCGCCGCCAAGGCCGGCTGCCCGATCTCGCGGCTGCTCAATACGACGATCACGATGGACGCGAAGCTGGAAGCATGA
- a CDS encoding HAD family hydrolase, whose amino-acid sequence MERALRRNRGLAFLFDLDGTLVDSVYQHVLAWREATQAAGIELPVWRIHRQIGMSGGLMLAALSRETGRSLSKQDVERIQGVHAEVYAKQAPSLRVLPGALELLDALRTHRVPHAIATSGRLQSARHALRLLKLSTDVPIITRDDVRFAKPDPDLFLAAAKRLRVPMNRCVIVGDSVWDLLAARRAFALSVGLLSGGYGREELERAGAYRVYQDPGELLQHLDEVGLRISASTASS is encoded by the coding sequence ATGGAGCGGGCGCTTCGCCGCAACAGAGGCCTCGCCTTTCTGTTCGACCTCGATGGAACATTGGTGGACAGTGTCTACCAGCATGTCCTAGCCTGGAGGGAGGCGACGCAAGCTGCAGGCATCGAGCTGCCCGTCTGGAGGATTCACCGGCAGATCGGGATGAGCGGCGGCCTGATGTTGGCGGCGCTATCGCGGGAAACCGGACGATCCCTCTCGAAGCAGGATGTCGAGCGCATCCAGGGCGTGCATGCCGAGGTCTACGCCAAACAGGCCCCGTCGCTCCGCGTCCTGCCGGGCGCGCTGGAACTGCTGGATGCGTTGAGGACCCATCGGGTTCCTCACGCCATCGCGACCAGCGGGCGGCTCCAGAGCGCGCGGCACGCGCTGAGGTTGTTGAAGCTAAGCACGGACGTGCCGATCATCACGCGCGACGATGTCCGGTTCGCCAAGCCCGATCCCGACCTGTTTCTCGCGGCCGCGAAGCGCCTCCGCGTCCCGATGAATCGATGTGTCATCGTCGGGGACAGCGTCTGGGACCTCTTGGCAGCCCGGCGGGCCTTTGCACTGTCGGTGGGTCTGCTCTCCGGCGGGTACGGGCGGGAAGAGCTGGAACGGGCCGGCGCCTACCGGGTCTACCAGGACCCGGGTGAATTGCTCCAGCACCTCGATGAAGTGGGGTTGCGAATCAGCGCGTCAACGGCATCATCATAA
- a CDS encoding rhodanese-like domain-containing protein, with protein MATTVKIPSAAKAKKYFQDKMAFTTGPVELERWVKQGQPVHIVDVRAAEDYAEGHIPGAVNLPKTEWDNAKLVKAKLDKKKINVLYCYSQVCHLAATAAVEFAKQGYPVMELDGGWRWWKNDGFDIEK; from the coding sequence ATGGCCACGACAGTCAAGATTCCCAGCGCAGCGAAAGCGAAGAAGTATTTTCAGGACAAGATGGCCTTCACGACCGGGCCGGTCGAATTGGAGCGATGGGTGAAGCAGGGCCAGCCGGTGCACATCGTCGATGTGCGGGCCGCCGAGGACTATGCGGAAGGCCACATTCCAGGAGCCGTCAACCTGCCCAAGACGGAATGGGACAATGCCAAGCTGGTCAAGGCCAAGCTCGACAAAAAGAAGATCAATGTCCTGTATTGCTATTCCCAGGTGTGCCACCTGGCGGCGACGGCGGCGGTGGAGTTCGCCAAGCAAGGCTATCCCGTGATGGAGCTGGACGGCGGCTGGCGCTGGTGGAAGAACGACGGGTTCGACATCGAAAAATGA
- a CDS encoding cation:proton antiporter domain-containing protein, with protein MDSLHQLEIVILLLAVVLALTTVAQRILIPYPILLVIGGLLLAVIPGVPTVALNPDLVFLVFLPPILWAAAYFTSLRDFRDNLRPISLLALKSIPMTDPKSNRLALSRAALGTITPSAASAPTPG; from the coding sequence ATGGACAGTCTGCATCAGCTTGAGATCGTGATCCTGCTGCTGGCCGTCGTCCTGGCCCTGACGACGGTCGCGCAAAGAATTCTGATCCCCTACCCGATTTTGCTGGTGATCGGTGGGCTCCTCTTGGCCGTCATCCCGGGGGTGCCCACCGTCGCGCTCAACCCGGACCTGGTCTTCCTGGTGTTCCTGCCGCCCATCCTCTGGGCGGCCGCCTACTTCACCTCCCTGCGCGACTTTCGCGACAACCTCCGCCCGATCTCGCTGCTGGCGTTAAAGTCAATACCCATGACTGACCCCAAATCTAACCGATTGGCGTTGAGCCGCGCCGCGCTAGGAACGATAACACCAAGCGCAGCGTCGGCTCCAACGCCTGGTTAG
- a CDS encoding efflux RND transporter periplasmic adaptor subunit, with translation MISKAATSLTIWFALSFLIAGFLGCKQEPASSAPRPVPEVQVLPVSYQTVPDEPEFIGQAEASRIVEIRSQVTGIMKERFFTEGRDVRKGDPLYRIDPVPFQAAYLSAKARVSQSQARLVQARQNLARVKPLLAEQAVSQKDLDDAVAEELAAKAALEAARGDVVKAKFDLDNTLIVAPIDGLIERTRYYEGRLVTAQTDLLTVIHQMDPMYVIVSAPESFLLKRRRDIIAKRIQHPGIYQLTGVITFVDGTVYPHQGILDFADVGLRAETGSRQARVVFPNPDRVLMPGQFVTVKFHGVSKPNAILVPQRAVQQGAKGPVVYVVGEGDKVELRDVKASVWRDKEWLIEDGLREGERVVVDGFQKVIPGAQVKPVQTTTAPKAPAEGTAPLPPGPHGSQ, from the coding sequence ATGATCAGCAAGGCCGCTACGAGTCTCACGATATGGTTTGCCCTGTCGTTCCTGATCGCCGGCTTCCTCGGGTGCAAGCAAGAGCCAGCCTCATCTGCTCCCCGCCCCGTTCCTGAAGTGCAGGTCCTCCCGGTTTCGTACCAAACGGTTCCGGATGAACCGGAGTTCATCGGGCAGGCGGAGGCCTCCCGGATCGTCGAGATCCGTTCGCAGGTGACGGGGATCATGAAGGAGCGCTTCTTCACCGAAGGGCGCGATGTCCGTAAAGGCGATCCGCTCTATCGCATCGATCCGGTCCCCTTTCAAGCCGCCTATCTCAGTGCGAAGGCGCGGGTGTCCCAATCTCAAGCCAGGCTGGTGCAGGCCCGTCAAAACCTGGCCCGCGTCAAGCCGCTTTTGGCCGAGCAGGCCGTGAGTCAAAAAGATCTTGACGACGCGGTGGCCGAAGAACTGGCGGCCAAGGCGGCGCTCGAAGCGGCGAGGGGCGACGTGGTGAAGGCCAAGTTCGACCTCGACAATACGCTGATCGTCGCACCCATCGACGGCTTGATCGAACGGACCCGCTATTACGAAGGCCGGCTGGTCACGGCCCAGACGGACCTGCTGACCGTGATTCATCAGATGGACCCCATGTACGTCATCGTCAGCGCGCCCGAGAGTTTCCTGCTCAAGCGCCGGCGCGACATCATCGCCAAGCGCATCCAGCATCCGGGGATCTACCAACTGACGGGCGTGATCACGTTCGTGGACGGCACGGTCTACCCGCACCAGGGCATTCTGGATTTTGCCGATGTTGGCCTGCGCGCGGAAACGGGATCGCGGCAGGCGCGGGTCGTCTTCCCCAACCCCGATCGCGTGCTGATGCCCGGGCAATTCGTGACGGTGAAGTTCCACGGGGTCTCCAAGCCCAATGCCATCCTGGTTCCGCAACGGGCCGTGCAACAGGGCGCCAAGGGGCCGGTGGTCTATGTGGTCGGCGAGGGAGACAAGGTGGAGCTCCGCGACGTCAAGGCCTCCGTCTGGCGGGACAAGGAATGGCTCATTGAAGATGGGTTGCGCGAGGGCGAGCGGGTCGTGGTGGATGGATTCCAGAAGGTGATCCCGGGCGCTCAGGTCAAGCCCGTGCAAACGACGACGGCGCCGAAGGCCCCGGCGGAAGGGACAGCACCGCTACCGCCCGGTCCCCACGGTTCTCAATAG
- a CDS encoding multidrug efflux RND transporter permease subunit — translation MSPTFFIDRPIFSSVLSIVIVVVGLVAMQVLPVSQFPPITPPMVQIEADYPGASAEVAAESVARPIELQLPGIDNLLYFDSTSTNDGHVTIRLTFEIGTNVDIAQVQTQNRQKLAEPQLPPEVIRQGISVKKMSPDLLAVMVLQSADPQQDAFTLANFAILRIIDNIKRLPGVGDALVYGQQNYSMRLILNPVRMAQLNLTPTDIITVVREQNRDFPSGTVGREPIPGGTELTLPLITDGRMSEVGEFEEMIVRALPNGSIVRLKDVARIELGAQSYVLEGRYKRKPTALLLTFLSPGANALDTVKRIREEMDRLAKVFPPGVTYDIPYDTTRFVEVSIREVVATLRDAMILVLLVVYLFLQSWRATVIPAAAVPVSLIGTFAGMAALGFSINTLTLFGLVLAIGIVVDDAIVVVENVERHMANGLSPKEAAKKAMGEVTGPVIAIVLVLCAVFVPVGFLGGITGQLYKQFAITIALSVMISGFVALTLSPALCALVLKPGHSQPKGFFGLFNRLFDWVQVRYGTVVGLTLRHSLLSLALFATVIALAVLLFRTIPMAFLPEEDQGYFITIVQLPDGASKKRTDAVLDKIEAYYLGLPAVYGTQGLSGQNFVFNTRGTNTATMFTPLKHWDERTGKEHHIKTLIAGAFREFAKIPEALILAFNAPSIRGLGATGGFSAQVQDPSGGDFKKFAAAAEQFVAKARQDPAIGAISSSFRVSAPRVQAKINRERAKALGVPISEVFDTLQAFFGNFYINDFVKFGRVYRVQTEAEPQYRTTPADISKIYVRALNGQGPSMIPLDTVVTTTYNSGPDPVTHFNGFNTALVLGAAAPGYSSGQALDALERAAQDVLIPQGFDLDWSGISYQERKAGAESVLAFGFGLLMVFLVLAAQYESWTVPFAVILAVPFGVFGALSAVWLSGMSNDIYFQIGLVTLIGLSAKNAILIVEFANQRYEHGMPLRDAAMEAARLRFRPIVMTSMAFILGVVPLVIASGAGAASRHSIGTGVMGGMIAATFLAVVFVPLLFVLVRKLTPRSAARPGGPSASPSPPAQPQGDGESRLRSAESRPIHATENVPLRG, via the coding sequence ATGAGTCCGACCTTCTTCATCGACCGGCCGATCTTCTCGTCGGTCCTGTCGATCGTCATCGTCGTGGTGGGACTGGTGGCGATGCAGGTCCTGCCCGTCTCCCAATTCCCGCCGATCACGCCCCCGATGGTCCAGATCGAAGCCGATTACCCCGGCGCCAGCGCCGAGGTGGCGGCCGAGTCCGTGGCGCGGCCGATCGAGCTGCAACTGCCAGGCATCGACAACCTCCTGTACTTCGATTCGACGAGCACGAACGACGGGCACGTGACGATCCGGCTGACCTTCGAGATCGGCACCAACGTCGATATCGCCCAGGTCCAGACGCAAAATCGCCAGAAGCTGGCCGAGCCGCAATTGCCGCCGGAAGTGATCCGCCAGGGGATCTCCGTCAAGAAGATGTCTCCCGACCTGCTGGCGGTCATGGTCCTGCAATCCGCCGACCCGCAACAGGACGCCTTCACCCTGGCCAATTTCGCCATCCTGCGCATCATCGACAACATCAAGCGATTGCCCGGCGTCGGCGATGCGCTGGTCTATGGCCAGCAGAACTACAGCATGCGGCTGATCCTCAACCCCGTGCGCATGGCGCAATTGAACTTGACGCCGACGGACATCATCACGGTGGTGCGGGAGCAGAACCGGGATTTCCCGTCCGGGACGGTCGGGCGGGAGCCCATCCCGGGCGGCACCGAGCTGACCCTCCCGCTCATCACGGACGGCCGGATGTCGGAGGTCGGCGAGTTCGAGGAGATGATTGTCCGCGCGCTGCCGAACGGCTCGATCGTCCGGCTCAAGGACGTGGCGCGGATCGAGCTGGGCGCGCAGTCCTATGTGCTCGAAGGCCGCTACAAACGAAAGCCGACCGCCCTGCTCCTCACGTTTCTCTCGCCCGGCGCCAATGCCCTCGATACGGTGAAGCGGATTCGGGAAGAAATGGACCGGCTCGCCAAGGTCTTTCCGCCCGGCGTGACCTACGACATCCCCTACGACACGACGCGCTTTGTGGAGGTCTCCATCCGAGAGGTCGTGGCCACGTTACGGGATGCCATGATCCTGGTGCTGCTGGTCGTCTACCTCTTCCTTCAGAGCTGGCGCGCGACCGTGATTCCCGCCGCGGCGGTCCCGGTGTCCTTGATCGGCACCTTTGCCGGCATGGCGGCGCTCGGGTTTTCGATCAACACGCTGACGCTCTTCGGCCTGGTCCTGGCCATCGGGATCGTCGTCGATGACGCCATCGTGGTCGTCGAGAACGTGGAACGCCACATGGCGAACGGGCTCTCGCCGAAGGAGGCGGCGAAGAAAGCCATGGGTGAGGTGACCGGACCGGTGATCGCGATCGTGCTGGTGCTCTGCGCGGTCTTCGTGCCGGTGGGATTCCTGGGCGGCATCACCGGCCAACTGTACAAGCAATTCGCGATCACGATCGCGCTCTCCGTCATGATCTCGGGCTTCGTGGCCTTGACGCTCAGCCCCGCCCTCTGCGCTCTGGTGCTGAAGCCGGGTCATAGCCAACCGAAGGGCTTCTTCGGACTCTTCAACCGGCTGTTCGATTGGGTCCAGGTTCGCTATGGCACGGTCGTGGGCCTGACGCTGCGGCACAGCCTGCTCTCGCTGGCCCTGTTCGCCACGGTGATCGCGCTCGCCGTCCTCCTGTTCAGGACCATCCCGATGGCCTTCCTGCCGGAAGAGGATCAAGGGTACTTCATTACGATCGTGCAGTTGCCGGACGGCGCCTCGAAGAAGCGGACTGATGCGGTCCTCGACAAGATCGAGGCGTACTACCTCGGCTTGCCGGCGGTCTACGGCACGCAAGGCCTGTCGGGACAGAACTTCGTCTTCAACACGCGAGGCACCAATACCGCGACCATGTTCACGCCCCTCAAACATTGGGATGAGCGAACGGGCAAGGAGCACCATATTAAGACCCTGATCGCCGGGGCGTTCCGGGAATTTGCCAAGATTCCGGAGGCGCTGATCCTGGCCTTTAACGCCCCGTCCATCAGAGGATTGGGCGCCACAGGCGGGTTTTCGGCGCAGGTGCAGGACCCGAGCGGCGGGGACTTCAAGAAGTTTGCCGCGGCGGCCGAGCAGTTTGTCGCGAAGGCCAGGCAGGATCCGGCGATCGGCGCCATCAGTTCGAGCTTCCGGGTCAGCGCGCCACGGGTGCAGGCCAAGATCAACCGCGAGCGGGCCAAGGCGCTGGGCGTGCCGATTTCGGAAGTCTTCGACACGCTCCAGGCCTTTTTCGGCAACTTCTACATCAACGATTTCGTGAAGTTCGGCCGCGTCTACCGCGTGCAGACCGAGGCGGAACCGCAATACCGGACCACTCCCGCCGACATCAGCAAGATTTACGTGCGCGCGCTGAACGGGCAAGGACCGAGCATGATCCCGCTCGACACGGTGGTGACGACGACTTACAACAGCGGCCCCGACCCGGTGACGCACTTCAACGGCTTCAATACCGCGCTCGTGCTGGGCGCTGCGGCGCCGGGCTACAGTTCCGGCCAAGCCTTGGACGCCTTGGAGCGGGCCGCGCAGGACGTCCTGATTCCGCAAGGGTTCGACCTTGATTGGAGCGGCATCTCCTACCAGGAGCGCAAGGCCGGCGCCGAATCGGTGCTGGCCTTCGGGTTCGGGCTCCTCATGGTGTTTCTCGTGCTGGCCGCGCAATATGAAAGTTGGACCGTGCCGTTCGCGGTGATCCTGGCCGTCCCGTTCGGGGTGTTCGGCGCCCTGTCGGCGGTGTGGCTCTCGGGCATGTCGAACGACATTTACTTTCAGATCGGCTTGGTGACGCTAATCGGCCTCTCGGCCAAGAACGCGATCCTGATCGTGGAGTTCGCCAACCAGCGTTATGAGCATGGCATGCCGCTGCGCGACGCGGCGATGGAAGCGGCACGGCTGCGGTTCCGTCCGATCGTGATGACCTCGATGGCCTTCATTCTCGGCGTGGTTCCGCTGGTGATCGCAAGCGGGGCGGGCGCAGCCAGCCGGCATTCGATCGGAACCGGGGTGATGGGCGGCATGATCGCGGCCACGTTTCTGGCCGTTGTCTTTGTGCCGTTGCTGTTCGTGCTCGTTCGGAAACTCACCCCGCGCAGCGCTGCGCGACCGGGAGGACCCTCGGCATCCCCCTCGCCGCCCGCGCAGCCGCAGGGAGACGGCGAGTCCCGCTTGCGGAGTGCGGAAAGCCGACCGATACATGCGACAGAAAATGTTCCGCTCCGCGGGTGA
- a CDS encoding MBL fold metallo-hydrolase, whose product MASGDRTVSRSCAIKTETRPRGHLALWGLLLLLAGWLSGQSSEAAAQSSRPDDEITKLADDVYLFRHRFHQSIFITTPKGVIVTDPISLEAATWLKGEIKKLTDQPVRYVVYSHDHNDHITGGSVFADTAVFVSHAAARPKILEEADAKIPVPDLTFTDRLFIDLGGKRVELIYTGRNHSDNSLVVLLPQNKLLFAVDFIPIETVAYRALPDGYPDDWIESLKKVEQLDFETLVPGHGKVGKKEHARLFRGYLEDLRAAVQEQVQKGASLEEAKKTVRLPKYEQWQRYAEWFPENVEGMYRYLSERRKGQP is encoded by the coding sequence ATGGCAAGCGGAGACCGCACAGTGAGCCGTTCTTGCGCGATCAAAACCGAAACAAGACCGCGGGGCCATCTTGCCCTGTGGGGACTCCTGCTGCTCCTGGCCGGATGGCTCTCGGGCCAATCATCTGAAGCGGCGGCTCAATCGTCCCGTCCCGACGATGAGATCACGAAGCTGGCCGATGACGTCTATCTGTTTCGGCACCGCTTCCACCAGTCCATCTTCATTACCACGCCCAAAGGCGTGATCGTCACCGATCCGATCAGCCTGGAGGCCGCGACCTGGCTGAAGGGCGAAATCAAGAAGCTCACCGACCAGCCGGTGCGGTATGTGGTTTATAGCCACGATCACAACGACCACATCACCGGGGGGAGCGTCTTCGCCGACACGGCCGTCTTCGTCAGCCATGCCGCGGCCAGACCGAAAATTCTGGAAGAAGCGGATGCGAAGATTCCGGTCCCGGATCTCACCTTTACCGATCGGCTGTTCATCGATCTCGGCGGCAAGCGGGTCGAGCTGATCTACACCGGCCGGAACCACTCGGACAACAGCCTGGTGGTGCTGCTTCCCCAGAACAAACTGCTCTTCGCGGTGGACTTTATTCCGATTGAAACCGTCGCCTACCGGGCTCTGCCGGACGGTTATCCCGATGACTGGATCGAGTCGCTGAAGAAAGTCGAGCAACTGGACTTCGAGACGCTCGTGCCGGGCCATGGCAAGGTCGGCAAGAAGGAGCATGCGCGCCTCTTTCGCGGCTATCTGGAAGATCTTCGCGCCGCCGTGCAGGAGCAGGTGCAGAAGGGCGCGAGCCTGGAGGAGGCGAAGAAGACCGTCCGTCTTCCCAAGTACGAGCAGTGGCAACGATACGCGGAATGGTTCCCCGAGAATGTCGAAGGGATGTATCGCTATCTCTCCGAGCGTCGAAAGGGACAGCCCTGA